One window of the Acetomicrobium thermoterrenum DSM 13490 genome contains the following:
- a CDS encoding M20/M25/M40 family metallo-hydrolase, with amino-acid sequence MISTQKDHLYRLILDLVGIPSISPSREGENRIARFIFDSLREIPYFRANPSDVRLIPMEGDRYKRHIVFALVRSKKETPDTVLLTGHMDVVDTNVCGILKETAFDAEEYTRKIASLELSPEAKKDLASGEWLFGRGVADMKTGVATGLSILAEAARGEFDPGANLAVLYVGDEENNSGGMLAAVPVLVSLQEEEGLRFLSCINTEPTFAGGSKAGPSVYLGSIGKINPFFYFAGKETHVGEYYEGLCAAPIVSHLDIMLDGNPEYADTLDGRAYPPYGCMRQHDLRKEYSATIMTKAAAFYSYLTAQKMPGDILAELKHLAMEAQKRAIEQYERFAEGYEERNGSGAVLSSWSPKVLTFGELRKRAETLLGDKLHDVLEEAEASCTPGADERELAFATVEHLAEACALKPPYGIVGFLPPWYPHRTNRGKSCGEMAMRHVAEKLREKAKTAYGVELEIRSLFEGVSDLSYCGFEGGAEEIRTVGENLPGWGKLYRFPEEELLELDIPILNLGPFGKDSHKNTERIHLPYSLEVYPRLLKEAIRLVAGEGESLHGGEDNAR; translated from the coding sequence TTGATAAGCACCCAAAAAGACCATCTTTACAGACTCATACTGGACCTTGTCGGCATTCCCAGCATCTCTCCGTCCCGGGAGGGAGAAAACAGGATAGCCAGATTTATTTTCGATTCTCTTCGCGAAATCCCCTATTTCAGGGCAAACCCCTCCGACGTCCGGCTTATACCGATGGAAGGCGACCGTTACAAAAGGCATATCGTCTTCGCCCTCGTCAGGTCTAAAAAAGAAACTCCCGACACTGTCCTGCTCACTGGTCACATGGATGTGGTCGACACCAACGTCTGTGGTATTCTGAAGGAAACGGCCTTCGACGCCGAGGAATACACCCGCAAGATAGCCTCGCTTGAACTTTCCCCCGAAGCAAAAAAGGACCTGGCCTCCGGTGAATGGCTCTTCGGGCGCGGCGTGGCCGACATGAAAACAGGCGTTGCGACGGGACTTTCCATCCTCGCCGAAGCAGCCAGGGGAGAATTTGACCCGGGCGCCAACCTAGCCGTCCTCTATGTAGGCGACGAAGAAAACAACTCGGGCGGCATGCTGGCAGCCGTTCCCGTTCTGGTTTCATTGCAGGAAGAAGAGGGCCTGCGGTTTCTTTCCTGCATTAACACGGAACCGACTTTCGCTGGCGGGTCAAAGGCGGGTCCCTCTGTTTATCTCGGAAGCATAGGCAAGATAAATCCCTTCTTCTATTTCGCCGGCAAGGAGACCCACGTTGGGGAATACTACGAGGGCCTTTGCGCGGCGCCCATCGTCTCCCACCTGGACATCATGCTCGACGGAAACCCAGAATACGCCGACACCCTCGATGGACGAGCATACCCACCCTATGGCTGCATGCGTCAGCATGACCTGCGCAAGGAATACTCGGCAACGATAATGACCAAGGCGGCAGCCTTTTACAGCTACCTCACCGCCCAAAAGATGCCCGGCGACATCCTGGCAGAACTGAAACACCTGGCCATGGAGGCTCAGAAACGAGCCATCGAACAATATGAGAGATTCGCAGAGGGTTACGAGGAAAGAAATGGCTCCGGCGCGGTGTTGTCATCCTGGAGTCCAAAGGTCCTTACCTTCGGGGAATTGCGCAAACGTGCCGAAACACTTCTGGGTGACAAGCTTCACGACGTCCTGGAAGAAGCCGAGGCATCCTGCACCCCGGGTGCCGATGAAAGAGAACTTGCTTTCGCTACGGTGGAACATCTTGCAGAGGCTTGTGCGCTAAAGCCGCCTTACGGGATCGTTGGGTTTCTGCCGCCCTGGTATCCGCACCGCACAAACCGTGGTAAAAGTTGCGGTGAAATGGCGATGCGACACGTGGCCGAAAAGCTCCGAGAGAAAGCGAAAACCGCTTACGGTGTCGAACTTGAGATCCGATCCCTATTCGAAGGCGTCTCTGACCTCAGTTACTGCGGCTTCGAAGGGGGAGCCGAAGAAATACGGACCGTCGGTGAAAACCTGCCGGGATGGGGAAAACTTTACCGTTTTCCCGAAGAGGAGCTGCTTGAACTGGATATACCCATACTCAACCTTGGTCCCTTCGGGAAAGACTCGCACAAGAACACGGAACGGATCCACCTTCCCTACTCGCTGGAGGTCTACCCGCGTCTTTTGAAAGAAGCCATCAGGCTTGTGGCCGGAGAGGGTGAGAGCTTGCATGGCGGAGAAGATAACGCTCGCTGA
- a CDS encoding heavy metal translocating P-type ATPase has protein sequence MHIAPHQKRIAEIAIGLGLFLFALILEAENEARLLVFLAAYAVTGGDVILRAARNISRRQIFDENFLMSVATIGAFCIGQYSEAVAVMLFYKIGMLFQGRAVEKSRKSIAELMNIRPDYANVKRGDVIDRVDPDEVNIGNVIVIKPGEKVPLDCVVMEGSSSLDTSPLTGESMPKAVREGDELLSGSVNLNGLLIARVKKNVSESTASKILDLVENAAAKKSKSENFITKFARCYTPAVVGGAAFIAIVPPLVLGGAVFGDWIYRALVFLVISCPCALVISIPLSFFGGLGAVARKGILVKGSNYLEALADAEVAVFDKTGTLTKGTFKVQEVVSKDIYNNEEILKFAACAESFSNHPISLSIRRAYGKEIDAALISKVKEIPGQGVTATVEGRFVAAGNAKMMQMLDISAEDLVDAATVVHVAVDGEYKGYIVIGDVIKEDAAKAVSELKAQKVKRVVMLTGDAKSVAESVASHLGIDEAYGGLLPADKVQKVEDLMASKSPKGKLIFVGDGINDAPVLARADVGIAMGGLGSDAAIEAADVVIMTDEPSKVPAAIKIAKRTLAIARQNIAIALGVKGAVLGLGALGIATMWAAVFADVGVTLIAVFNAIRVLGSDL, from the coding sequence ATGCATATTGCGCCGCACCAAAAGAGGATCGCCGAGATAGCTATAGGTTTGGGGCTTTTCCTTTTTGCCCTAATACTGGAGGCTGAAAACGAAGCCCGACTGTTGGTTTTTTTGGCTGCCTACGCGGTAACCGGCGGCGACGTGATTTTACGGGCAGCAAGAAACATCTCGCGCAGGCAGATCTTCGACGAAAACTTCCTTATGAGCGTTGCCACGATAGGGGCCTTTTGCATCGGACAGTACAGCGAAGCTGTCGCCGTGATGCTTTTTTACAAGATCGGCATGCTATTTCAAGGCAGGGCAGTGGAAAAGTCCAGAAAGTCCATCGCCGAGCTCATGAACATACGCCCCGATTATGCAAACGTTAAAAGAGGCGACGTTATAGATCGTGTCGATCCCGACGAAGTAAACATTGGCAACGTCATCGTCATAAAACCAGGCGAGAAAGTGCCCTTAGACTGCGTGGTTATGGAGGGCAGCTCAAGCCTTGATACCTCGCCTCTGACGGGTGAATCGATGCCCAAAGCTGTACGCGAAGGCGACGAGCTGCTAAGTGGGTCCGTCAATTTAAACGGCCTGCTCATCGCACGGGTCAAAAAAAATGTCAGCGAATCGACGGCATCAAAAATCCTGGACTTAGTAGAAAATGCCGCCGCCAAGAAGTCAAAATCTGAGAACTTCATCACCAAGTTTGCCCGCTGTTATACGCCTGCCGTGGTGGGCGGAGCGGCGTTCATAGCCATCGTCCCGCCTCTGGTGCTTGGAGGCGCGGTATTTGGCGACTGGATCTACAGAGCGCTTGTCTTTCTCGTAATTTCATGCCCCTGCGCGCTGGTTATCTCCATACCCTTGAGCTTCTTTGGCGGACTTGGCGCTGTTGCAAGAAAGGGCATCCTCGTAAAGGGAAGCAACTACTTGGAGGCTTTGGCCGATGCGGAAGTTGCCGTCTTTGACAAAACCGGCACGCTCACCAAAGGGACTTTCAAGGTACAAGAAGTCGTCTCAAAAGACATATATAATAATGAAGAAATTTTAAAATTCGCCGCCTGCGCCGAAAGCTTTTCAAATCATCCCATTTCCCTTTCGATCAGGCGGGCCTATGGCAAAGAAATCGATGCCGCACTCATTTCAAAGGTCAAAGAAATCCCTGGGCAGGGCGTCACCGCCACCGTCGAGGGCCGCTTCGTCGCGGCGGGAAACGCCAAGATGATGCAGATGCTTGACATATCAGCCGAAGACCTTGTCGACGCTGCAACGGTCGTTCACGTCGCGGTCGACGGCGAATACAAAGGCTATATCGTAATAGGAGACGTTATCAAGGAAGACGCAGCAAAAGCCGTCAGCGAGCTTAAGGCCCAAAAGGTAAAAAGGGTCGTAATGCTTACGGGCGACGCAAAGTCCGTAGCTGAAAGCGTGGCCTCTCATCTTGGCATCGACGAGGCCTACGGCGGGCTGCTTCCTGCGGATAAGGTGCAAAAGGTGGAAGATCTCATGGCGAGCAAATCCCCAAAGGGGAAGCTCATCTTCGTCGGAGACGGCATAAATGACGCTCCCGTGCTTGCGCGGGCAGACGTTGGCATCGCCATGGGAGGACTGGGGTCGGACGCCGCCATCGAGGCAGCCGACGTGGTCATAATGACGGACGAACCATCGAAAGTCCCGGCAGCTATTAAAATAGCGAAGCGAACGCTTGCCATTGCCAGGCAAAACATCGCCATCGCCCTGGGCGTCAAAGGTGCAGTCTTGGGTCTAGGTGCCTTAGGGATAGCCACCATGTGGGCAGCAGTCTTTGCCGACGTAGGCGTCACGCTTATAGCCGTCTTTAATGCAATACGGGTTTTGGGGTCGGATCTTTAA
- a CDS encoding TRAP transporter small permease has product MNIIATFKNSAVWKFLVKIQEWILTLASIFVVLIMCVEVFLRYVVKSDLFGLEEIVVIAAFWLYFMGSSYGVYEKSHVKADIIPQMLKPGQRAFLSVLIHFTMAALCILYSAWAVEMVHYSIVWMPRTTGLRIPIFISQTSILAGYVLMSLYSIVYFFEELFHLLDTGDGKNSQESAGVKTNESGR; this is encoded by the coding sequence TTGAACATTATTGCGACTTTCAAGAACTCCGCCGTATGGAAATTTCTCGTCAAGATCCAGGAATGGATTCTGACTTTGGCAAGCATCTTCGTCGTTCTGATAATGTGCGTCGAGGTCTTTCTCCGATACGTTGTAAAATCCGATCTCTTTGGTCTCGAGGAAATCGTTGTTATAGCGGCGTTCTGGCTTTATTTTATGGGAAGCTCCTATGGCGTTTACGAAAAAAGCCATGTCAAGGCCGACATAATACCCCAGATGCTCAAACCCGGACAGAGGGCTTTCTTGAGCGTCTTGATACATTTCACCATGGCCGCCTTGTGCATACTCTACTCCGCCTGGGCCGTGGAAATGGTTCATTACAGCATTGTATGGATGCCAAGGACGACGGGACTGCGTATTCCCATTTTCATTTCCCAAACATCAATTCTTGCAGGTTACGTACTTATGTCCCTTTACTCCATTGTGTACTTTTTCGAAGAGCTTTTTCATTTACTCGATACGGGTGATGGCAAGAACTCTCAGGAATCAGCGGGGGTGAAAACCAATGAATCCGGCAGGTAA
- a CDS encoding transporter, translating into MDGVGVPDSREKVFGIGPGIMYGDRSSTYIVNYYFEDDAENGLEGDRLVFRYMSSF; encoded by the coding sequence ATTGATGGAGTAGGCGTACCAGATTCGCGTGAGAAAGTCTTTGGCATTGGCCCCGGTATCATGTATGGAGACAGGTCGAGCACCTACATCGTGAATTACTACTTCGAAGACGATGCGGAAAACGGGCTGGAGGGGGATAGGCTCGTTTTTAGATATATGAGCAGCTTTTAA
- a CDS encoding heavy-metal-associated domain-containing protein yields the protein MKRAFKLEGLNCANCAEKIEREIKALEGVNFASVNFMTAKMVIDGDDSRFDDIVKAAQGIVARYEPDVVVKKA from the coding sequence ATGAAAAGGGCATTCAAGCTCGAGGGACTAAACTGCGCAAACTGTGCGGAAAAGATAGAAAGGGAGATCAAGGCTTTGGAGGGCGTCAACTTCGCGTCCGTAAATTTCATGACTGCTAAGATGGTCATCGACGGTGACGATTCAAGATTTGACGACATCGTCAAAGCAGCACAGGGGATTGTTGCAAGATACGAGCCGGACGTGGTGGTAAAGAAGGCTTAA
- a CDS encoding B3/B4 domain-containing protein has product MKITIAPEILENYPGTHVGWLYAHVVVEEKNDYVEALKSTLPRIVQEYGLFKTEELSKHPRIANWRKIYSDMGVKPSSCRCSFEALLRRVIKSESLWNVSSVVDCYNCVSVMTLLPMGAYDVHKLRGDLTLRYGKTGEIFTPLGSGDEITVKDTHIVYADEEKICCWLWNHRDSRLCAVTTDTKEALFFVDAAQESDAPEVEKALDLLSCHLEAIGCKVRAKGILNKSTPQAPDV; this is encoded by the coding sequence ATGAAGATCACAATAGCTCCGGAGATATTGGAAAATTATCCCGGCACCCATGTTGGTTGGCTTTATGCTCACGTGGTAGTAGAAGAGAAAAATGACTACGTGGAAGCGTTAAAGTCAACGCTGCCGCGGATCGTGCAGGAATACGGCTTATTTAAAACAGAGGAGCTGTCAAAACATCCGAGGATCGCAAACTGGCGGAAGATCTACAGTGACATGGGCGTTAAACCAAGCAGCTGCCGTTGCTCTTTTGAGGCGCTTTTGAGGCGCGTCATCAAAAGCGAAAGTCTTTGGAACGTTTCAAGCGTGGTCGATTGCTACAACTGTGTCTCCGTCATGACGCTGCTTCCCATGGGAGCTTATGATGTACATAAACTTAGAGGTGACCTAACGCTGAGGTACGGCAAAACAGGCGAGATATTTACCCCCCTCGGTTCAGGTGATGAAATTACCGTAAAAGACACCCACATCGTCTATGCCGACGAGGAAAAGATTTGCTGTTGGCTATGGAATCACCGCGACAGCAGGTTATGCGCCGTTACGACCGATACAAAAGAGGCGCTCTTTTTCGTCGATGCAGCCCAGGAATCCGACGCACCGGAAGTAGAAAAAGCTTTGGACCTGCTTTCATGCCATCTAGAGGCGATTGGATGCAAGGTCAGGGCGAAGGGAATCCTAAACAAATCTACGCCGCAGGCACCGGACGTATAA
- a CDS encoding TRAP transporter large permease yields the protein MAITIALILIIVTLLLGLPVPFCFMLSTTFMVVAHGYDPSFLLPYGFSQMSSIVLLAIPLFIMVGGMMDKGGIGTSLVNFVDVIIGRVKGGLGVVAVVSCAVFGSISGSCAATLSCIGSIMFPRLRENGYPMGHSAALVSCAAPLGLLIPPSSQMILYAWVGQQSVLACFLATVGPGIVLTVLLSALNLIMLRNDTNIHVVPPMTLKEKFSLLGKRGKKAAPALFMPVIVLGGIYGGIMTPTESAAVAVLYSIPVGFFVYRGLNRKNFVQVVVETATTTGVVMLMMYCIMMLSRIYVQERLPDLIMNVLTSVSTNKYIILLMLNIFMIIIGMIMDDVSAMLLCTPILLPVVTQLGVSPIHFAAIIGTNLGLGNVTPPTAPTLYFGGRMAKTPVSQMMKPAMIFIIFAWLPTLLAVTYIPELALWLPRLVLGGRF from the coding sequence ATGGCTATAACCATAGCTCTTATTCTGATCATCGTCACGCTCCTTCTCGGGCTGCCGGTCCCTTTCTGCTTCATGCTATCCACCACTTTCATGGTTGTCGCTCATGGGTACGATCCGTCATTTTTACTCCCCTACGGCTTCAGTCAGATGAGCTCAATCGTCCTTTTGGCCATCCCGCTTTTTATCATGGTAGGAGGAATGATGGACAAAGGGGGCATAGGCACGTCCCTGGTGAATTTCGTTGACGTCATCATAGGTAGGGTCAAGGGAGGTCTGGGCGTCGTCGCGGTGGTCTCCTGCGCCGTTTTCGGATCCATATCCGGCAGTTGCGCCGCTACCCTTTCCTGCATCGGCTCGATCATGTTTCCCAGACTCCGGGAAAACGGTTACCCCATGGGGCACAGCGCCGCCCTTGTTTCGTGCGCCGCTCCTCTGGGACTACTCATACCCCCAAGCTCCCAAATGATCCTTTACGCCTGGGTAGGTCAGCAATCTGTACTGGCCTGTTTCCTTGCCACCGTCGGGCCGGGAATTGTCCTGACAGTCCTTTTGAGCGCGCTTAATCTCATAATGCTTCGAAACGACACAAACATCCATGTTGTTCCCCCCATGACTTTAAAAGAAAAATTCAGCCTTTTGGGAAAACGAGGTAAGAAGGCGGCACCGGCTCTTTTTATGCCGGTCATCGTCCTTGGCGGCATCTACGGTGGCATCATGACTCCGACCGAGTCCGCCGCCGTAGCGGTTCTGTACTCCATTCCTGTGGGCTTTTTCGTTTATCGTGGGCTTAACAGGAAAAATTTCGTTCAGGTGGTGGTCGAAACGGCGACAACCACCGGCGTGGTGATGCTCATGATGTACTGCATCATGATGCTCAGCCGCATCTATGTGCAGGAACGGCTCCCCGACCTCATAATGAATGTTTTGACTAGCGTTTCCACGAACAAGTACATCATCCTGCTCATGCTTAACATCTTCATGATAATCATAGGTATGATTATGGACGACGTCAGTGCCATGCTGCTTTGCACTCCGATCCTGCTGCCTGTCGTGACACAATTGGGAGTCAGTCCTATCCACTTTGCAGCTATCATCGGCACCAATCTTGGGCTCGGAAACGTCACACCGCCGACGGCGCCCACATTGTACTTCGGAGGTAGAATGGCAAAGACACCGGTGTCGCAGATGATGAAGCCCGCCATGATCTTCATCATCTTCGCGTGGCTTCCGACGCTTTTGGCGGTCACCTACATTCCGGAACTTGCCCTTTGGCTACCTAGGCTCGTACTCGGGGGCCGATTCTGA
- a CDS encoding ATP-binding protein has protein sequence MTLQDLLSKLQEIQARLVLNLPKRLRPYFDALDLSARGLLVLGPRGVGKTTLALSRSKGMLYIPADNPLVAPFKLWDICEAAFRAGYDGVIVDEVHYAREWAVHLKALYDAFPGKRIWATDSSSASLESGVSDLSRRFVQIRVPLLSFREFIALKLDHLFPVIDPFNPDISSIQNVINAINPLAAFGEYLRQGLRPFFLEGHYAERLKNVLDKMVFSDVPFWTPQIAENHLRLMQAIVGHLAMSPIPVISVESLTREWGVGKVKLYDLIEVMMRICLIRVIKRKGAASKLHLRGAKLFFYDPSTYYVLNGNTANVREAFVACSLEEAGRSVFATDDERICDFVVDGVTLEVGGKSKSGKAADFVVREGLDVPLPGVIPMWLFGMMY, from the coding sequence ATGACCTTGCAAGATTTACTATCAAAACTGCAAGAAATACAGGCCCGCCTCGTTTTAAACTTGCCGAAGCGTTTGCGACCATATTTCGACGCCCTTGACCTGTCGGCCAGAGGGTTGCTTGTGCTGGGCCCCAGGGGCGTGGGAAAGACGACGTTAGCGCTGTCAAGGTCGAAGGGAATGCTTTACATCCCAGCGGACAATCCCTTGGTGGCGCCCTTTAAGCTGTGGGATATATGCGAGGCGGCCTTCAGAGCCGGCTACGACGGTGTTATCGTAGACGAGGTGCATTACGCTCGCGAATGGGCCGTGCACCTAAAGGCGCTTTACGACGCCTTCCCCGGCAAAAGGATCTGGGCCACCGACAGCAGCAGTGCATCGCTTGAAAGTGGCGTTTCCGACCTATCGCGCAGGTTCGTTCAAATCAGGGTTCCTCTTCTTTCGTTCAGGGAATTCATCGCCCTAAAACTCGATCACCTCTTTCCCGTGATCGACCCCTTCAACCCAGACATATCCTCGATCCAGAATGTAATAAATGCCATAAACCCGCTGGCGGCCTTTGGGGAATATTTGCGCCAGGGGCTTCGGCCTTTTTTCCTCGAGGGACATTACGCGGAGAGGTTGAAAAACGTGCTGGACAAAATGGTGTTCTCGGATGTGCCCTTTTGGACGCCGCAAATCGCGGAAAATCACCTTCGGCTTATGCAGGCAATAGTTGGCCATCTTGCCATGTCGCCAATTCCTGTAATTAGCGTGGAGTCGCTAACGCGCGAGTGGGGTGTCGGTAAGGTAAAGCTATACGATCTCATTGAAGTAATGATGCGTATATGCCTTATTCGCGTCATCAAAAGAAAAGGCGCGGCTTCCAAGCTTCACCTTCGAGGAGCGAAACTCTTTTTCTACGACCCGTCGACTTACTACGTCTTAAACGGAAACACGGCAAACGTGCGGGAGGCATTCGTCGCCTGCTCGCTCGAAGAAGCAGGTAGAAGCGTCTTTGCAACAGATGATGAAAGGATTTGCGACTTTGTCGTCGACGGCGTAACTTTGGAAGTAGGCGGCAAGAGCAAATCGGGCAAAGCCGCAGATTTCGTCGTAAGAGAGGGCCTTGACGTGCCTCTGCCCGGCGTGATTCCTATGTGGCTGTTTGGGATGATGTATTAA
- a CDS encoding ArsR/SmtB family transcription factor, protein MVKRRHGMKKDEMVCDCDVIHEEVVDAVRKKLPDERELYDLSDFFKVLGDSTRAKIMWALDKSEMCVCDLAVLLGMTKSAVSHQLRSLREANLVKNRREGKNVFYSLADDHVKQIFEKGLEHIREKKD, encoded by the coding sequence TTGGTCAAACGGAGGCATGGCATGAAAAAGGACGAAATGGTCTGCGACTGCGACGTCATCCACGAGGAGGTGGTCGACGCAGTCAGAAAAAAACTGCCCGACGAAAGGGAGCTTTACGATTTATCGGATTTCTTTAAGGTCCTGGGCGACAGCACGAGGGCTAAGATCATGTGGGCCCTCGATAAAAGCGAGATGTGCGTCTGCGACCTGGCCGTGCTTTTGGGCATGACGAAGTCTGCCGTCTCCCACCAGCTGCGCTCGCTTCGGGAGGCAAACCTCGTAAAAAACAGGCGCGAGGGGAAAAACGTGTTCTACTCCCTCGCCGACGACCACGTCAAACAAATATTCGAGAAGGGCCTCGAACACATCCGCGAGAAAAAAGACTAA
- a CDS encoding IclR family transcriptional regulator has translation MKSAEKALSLLKRLGDPPYELGLKELAEEVGIGKSGTYKLLESLRRQGFVIQDASRKTYHLGPLVLRLGNVYSQYKGIGDIALPVMESIMERTDQSITLSIWEGERAFAAYKRTRPGKVYDAIDFIGKSLPINAGASAMALAAFQDPDRIRLILEKVALEKRTPYTITDKERLLEEYEKIRNRGYSIEDEVFNLGDFSVGVPIFDRNNAVWASMALTAPKAEASPSNIEMWIQILKNGAEEISDKLKFRH, from the coding sequence TTGAAAAGCGCCGAAAAAGCTTTATCACTTCTAAAACGCCTTGGAGACCCACCTTACGAGCTCGGCCTAAAGGAACTCGCAGAAGAGGTAGGCATAGGGAAAAGCGGCACATATAAGCTGCTGGAATCACTGCGACGTCAGGGCTTCGTAATTCAGGACGCATCAAGGAAAACCTACCACCTTGGCCCCCTAGTGCTGAGACTCGGTAACGTATACAGCCAGTACAAGGGAATAGGCGATATTGCCCTTCCGGTTATGGAATCCATTATGGAAAGAACAGACCAATCGATTACCCTGTCCATTTGGGAAGGCGAACGGGCATTCGCCGCATACAAGCGGACCCGCCCTGGCAAGGTCTACGATGCCATCGACTTTATAGGTAAAAGCCTGCCGATAAATGCGGGTGCTTCGGCTATGGCGCTCGCCGCCTTCCAGGATCCAGATCGAATAAGACTGATTCTCGAAAAGGTCGCCCTTGAAAAAAGAACCCCTTACACCATAACCGACAAAGAAAGGCTACTCGAAGAGTACGAGAAGATCCGTAATCGCGGGTACTCCATCGAGGATGAGGTCTTCAACCTTGGAGACTTTTCAGTGGGCGTACCTATCTTCGACAGGAACAATGCCGTATGGGCGAGCATGGCGCTGACTGCACCCAAGGCCGAAGCCAGTCCTTCGAACATCGAGATGTGGATTCAAATACTCAAAAACGGAGCCGAGGAAATTTCAGACAAGCTGAAGTTCCGCCACTAG
- the dctP gene encoding TRAP transporter substrate-binding protein DctP, with product MKRKYVLLAILALFIFSITAIAGTATSSYAADIVKLKVAGISAPEYRGTKSLYAIKEEIEKKTDGRIVLDIFPANQLGDYTQVFEEIRRGTIEMGLIFLPSQFDVMLEIGSLPYLAQTGEGMQKQLSPGSYIYDIIDNSLDRLGVKLLRIYGDGFIGVGTAKKPANPTKPGVDKDTLIRIAPVAVYRETATDLGYRTTTIPYADTYSAIQTGVCDGWIGGSSQINYLSFRDVIKYYIPYNCLFDQTAYIINQKLWDSFSEEEKQIIQEAVNKQADKSFADSEAEDLEYQAKLQEAGVEIIKISDQERQELAEYIQKNTWPKLAEIYGEETIEKIRESM from the coding sequence ATGAAACGGAAATATGTGTTGCTAGCAATTCTGGCCCTCTTCATCTTCAGCATCACAGCCATCGCGGGAACGGCAACGTCTAGCTACGCCGCCGACATTGTCAAACTGAAGGTAGCGGGAATTTCCGCCCCCGAATACCGCGGAACAAAATCACTTTACGCTATCAAGGAAGAGATCGAGAAAAAAACCGACGGTCGCATCGTACTCGACATCTTCCCGGCAAACCAGCTCGGCGACTATACCCAGGTCTTCGAGGAAATCCGGCGGGGAACCATTGAAATGGGACTCATTTTCCTGCCCAGCCAGTTTGACGTCATGCTGGAAATAGGTTCGCTCCCCTACCTGGCCCAGACGGGCGAAGGCATGCAAAAACAGCTCTCTCCAGGTTCATACATTTACGATATCATTGATAATTCTCTCGACAGGCTAGGCGTTAAACTTTTACGTATCTACGGCGATGGATTCATCGGTGTCGGAACCGCCAAAAAACCTGCCAACCCCACCAAACCCGGGGTCGACAAGGACACGCTGATCAGAATCGCTCCGGTTGCCGTGTACAGAGAAACAGCCACCGACCTTGGCTACCGAACCACCACGATACCTTATGCCGACACGTACAGCGCCATCCAGACCGGAGTATGTGACGGCTGGATCGGCGGTTCCTCCCAGATCAACTACCTGAGCTTCCGCGACGTTATCAAATATTACATCCCCTATAACTGCCTCTTCGACCAGACGGCCTACATTATCAACCAGAAACTCTGGGATTCCTTCAGCGAGGAAGAAAAGCAGATCATCCAGGAAGCGGTTAACAAGCAAGCCGACAAGAGTTTTGCCGACAGCGAGGCCGAAGACCTGGAGTACCAGGCAAAACTCCAGGAAGCAGGCGTCGAGATCATCAAGATCAGCGATCAGGAGCGTCAGGAATTGGCCGAATACATCCAAAAAAACACCTGGCCTAAGCTTGCCGAAATCTATGGCGAGGAAACCATCGAAAAAATCAGGGAATCAATGTAA